In Bacillota bacterium, the following are encoded in one genomic region:
- the hydF gene encoding [FeFe] hydrogenase H-cluster maturation GTPase HydF translates to MATTPKGERPQIVFVGPTNVGKSSLINALTDQAVSLVSPVPGTTTDPVYKAMELLPFGPVALVDTAGFNDQSPLGQQRQERTKTALTNADLAVVVTDHPQRLNEEIIALLAREQIPYLQVLNKGDLLTNESIPDHFLVVSSKTKEGIDELKEAIVEKLSQEQKSSSIVGDLVSPGDLVLLVVPIDEQAPKGRLILPQVQTIRDLLDHHCQVLVVKDSELSQALEGLKASPCLVITDSRIFREVAQRVGDQIPLTSFSILFARYKGDLPLLVEGAAQIERLQTGDHILICEACTHRPSTEDIGRVKIPALLQKKVNGPLHFTWAVGQDFPEDLSPYKLAVHCGGCMVTRKTVLQRLKRLQKAGIPVVNYGVLLAYFSGILERALEPVM, encoded by the coding sequence ATGGCGACTACACCTAAAGGAGAACGGCCACAAATTGTCTTCGTCGGTCCGACTAACGTGGGTAAATCCAGTCTGATCAACGCGCTTACAGACCAGGCAGTCTCCCTGGTCTCCCCGGTACCGGGAACCACCACAGATCCGGTCTACAAGGCCATGGAACTTCTCCCCTTCGGACCGGTGGCCCTGGTGGACACCGCAGGGTTTAACGACCAAAGCCCCCTGGGTCAACAGCGGCAGGAACGGACAAAAACCGCACTGACCAATGCTGATCTGGCGGTGGTGGTCACAGACCATCCCCAAAGGCTTAATGAGGAAATCATCGCGCTTTTGGCAAGGGAGCAGATCCCTTACCTACAGGTCTTGAACAAAGGGGATTTGCTTACGAACGAGTCGATACCCGACCATTTCTTAGTGGTGAGCAGTAAGACGAAAGAAGGCATCGATGAGCTGAAGGAAGCCATAGTGGAGAAGTTGTCCCAGGAGCAAAAATCGTCCAGCATCGTGGGAGATCTGGTCAGCCCCGGGGATCTGGTGCTTTTGGTGGTGCCGATCGATGAGCAAGCCCCCAAGGGGCGCCTGATCCTCCCCCAGGTCCAGACCATTAGAGATCTATTGGACCATCATTGCCAGGTCCTCGTGGTCAAGGATTCCGAGCTTTCCCAAGCCCTGGAGGGATTGAAGGCCTCTCCTTGTCTGGTTATCACCGACTCTCGCATCTTTAGGGAAGTGGCCCAAAGGGTGGGAGATCAAATTCCACTGACCTCCTTCTCCATCCTGTTCGCCCGGTACAAGGGGGATTTACCCCTACTGGTGGAGGGCGCAGCCCAGATCGAAAGGCTCCAGACCGGCGATCACATCCTAATCTGTGAAGCCTGCACCCACCGCCCCAGTACAGAGGACATCGGCCGGGTGAAGATCCCCGCCCTACTGCAAAAGAAGGTCAACGGCCCCCTCCATTTCACCTGGGCGGTGGGGCAAGATTTTCCAGAGGACCTTTCACCCTACAAATTAGCCGTCCATTGTGGCGGCTGTATGGTGACCCGCAAAACGGTGCTGCAGCGGTTAAAACGTCTGCAGAAGGCGGGGATCCCCGTAGTCAATTACGGGGTGTTATTGGCCTATTTCAGTGGCATCTTGGAAAGAGCCCTCGAACCCGTGATGTAA